CCAACTCTTGCCAAACATTAAAGGGACGATCCAGTTAGCACAGCAAGAAAAGAGAGCAAACACTGGACCAACCAACAGACCTTGATAGATAATCCCACGACTGATGGCGCGGCGCAATGCATCAGTATCGCCGAGTAATTTGGCAAGAGTGCTGATCGAAAGCCGAGCGATCACGATCCGCAGCATTCCCAACTGATCGGAAAGACGGATGGCAATACCGACAATTCCAGCCGCTTCTAACCCACCTAGACGGCTCACAACTAGGGGAACGGTGAGAGTTTTAAAATTCCAAATTAAATTAGAGCCGGAGTAAGCCAGACCGCTACGCAGTGCAGAACTGATGAATTGCGGTTGCCAGCGCCAACGCCACGCGATCGGATAGCAAACAGAAGCCATCACCGCTAGTAGCGTAAACTGAACGACAAAACCAGCGATTGGTCCCCAATAGCCCCAATTTAGGAGTACGAGCGGTACGGAGACTGCATAGTTCGATACCTGTGCCAAAGTTTCAACTAAACCAACTTGAGGGAAACGCAGTTCTCGCTCCATCATCGCGATCGAGGCACTAGCTACCATTTCCAACCAAATGACGGGAACTAGCCACCGCAGGACTTCGACTAGCACGCTTTGTCCCGTCCACGCACCCACTAGAGGCGTAGCAAACCACAGCAACACGCACAGCCCGATCCCTGCCGTATTGTAAAACGCTAAAATCTGCTCTGCGGCATCTTTCGGTAAAGTGGGTTGGCGGATCGAGTAGACATCTAAACCGCATTTTGCCGTCCAGAAAGTGAAGTAAAGAATAAATGCAGCCGAGACAACTACGCCATAATTTTCTGGTCCTAAGACGCGAGCAATTACCAGCACGCTGACTAAGGAAAGCGCTGATGCTGCCAACTGTCTAATAGTTAGATAAATACCTCCTTGGAGGACTTTGTTTTTGAGAGTTTTGAGAGATTGGTTGGTATGCATTAATTCTTGGTTTTAGACGGTAGTTCGTCGCCGTCCGGTCGCACTAAGCTAGACGATTGAGGACTCGAACTACTTGAAGCATAAGTTACAAGCAACACTTAACCCGTACTGAGAGGAAGTGAAAGCCGATTTCTGAGGTTTGAGATTCGCCGCCGCAGAGCATGAAATATTGCCAAGAGACGATTGTAGCCATCAGCACCGCACCAGCGCACGATCGCAATTGCTACACTCAGGCGAACGTACTCTTTAGAGTACCGCAGTTGAGGGGAATAGGCGATCGCGGTGGTACGAAATTGAATCGCTTGTTTGTAATCCTTGGTTTGAGTTTGCAGGCATTTCCAAGCAAGGGTTAAGTTTACCAAGCCATAGCAACGGTCTTTTAAATCTTGTAGTTCTGGCAATTTAGATTGAAATGCTTTGTCCAGCACTGTATAAAAACATTTCTCCACCCGCTGCCAGTTTTTGGACATGCTGTTCGAGTACTGGCGATAGTACACTAAAGGTTCCTCGATCGCCCCAAAATTATAGCGAGCGGCAATTCGCAAACACATATCCCAGTCGCCAACGTGGGATAAGGTCGTGTCGAATACCCCTACAGTTTCAAAACAGCAACGGCGCATCATAAACGAACTGCCAGATTCCGTAATATTGCGCTGTACGAGTTGCTGCCACACGTCACCCCGATCGCGACTAGCAAAGATTCTGCCCGTAGGTCTACCTTCGGGATCGATCAATGCTGTCCAAGTATACACTAAGCCGACTTCTGGATGTTCGTCCAAATAGCGGACTTGTTTAGCTAACTTGGTTGGATGCCACAAGTCATCTGCGTCGAGGAATGCTATGTATTCTCCTTGCGCCAGAGCAATACCTGTATTGCGTGCGGCACAAGTACCTTGATTGGCTTGAGTCATGAATTGGACGCGCCGGTCTTGGATTTGACTGCCCCATGCAGAAGTATTATCCGAACTACCATCATCAATAATTAAGACTTCAAAATCAGTAAACGTCTGTTCCAGCACGCTGTCTAAAGTTGCTGGTAAATAGGTGATGGAATTGTAGGCTGGAATAATGACTGAAACTTTAGGCATATTGTTAAATTTCGACTTGGGAAATTATGTTTCTTAAACTAGAGCATTTCTTTTCAGTTCGTCTAGATATCGGAAATACATAATAGCCAATTGAAAACATTTTTTGACTTGATGCGATCGCTTCGATCTTCATGACAAGAAACAGCGAGCGGGCAACGTCTCTTCACAGATGAACAAGTCTTGATACAAGCACGAGCTTGTCATTCATTGACTTGTCTTTATCTCACTTTCTACGATAAATCGATATATTGCTATGCAGATATAGCGGTTTCAAATGATTTGTAAAGTAGGCTTCTAGCCTGCCGCAGGCTAGAAGCGTTCATGAATCAAATAGGATTGCTGTATTAGTTAATAATTGGGCTTTGAAATGTATCGAGATAGAGTACGATCGATCGCATTAAATTGCGATAGCGGCAAATTCAGGGAAAGATTCTGCTTTGCAGCTATCATTGGTTTCTATCAGGTAATATATACCATTGTATGGTAAAGCTCTTTTAAAAAGAGCTAGCTTGAGCGCCTTTATATTGAGCCAGCAATTCTCGATCTGAAACAGTGCGATCGCTTTTCGTACCGAGAAAATAGAAACCAGATGCCGCATCATACGTTCCGGCGCGGTCAATTAAGAGGTAGTCGAAATACTTCAACCAAAAACTAGTTAGCCTTGCTATTATCTTCACCACAGCTCTAGCAGCGGATGATTTGACAAAGCTCAGCAGAAAATACTGATAGCTCCAAGCGAGTGCCATTCCCGTACCGCAAACTGGACCGCTGGCGATTTCGGCGAAATTTCTAAATAAACGCTGATGTCCCAAGTGGGTAAAGCGAGTAAAATCATATCTCCCCAAGTGGACTTGCTGCATGAAAGGAGTCTCGGAATAAACAACTCCTTCTGGTTTGAGAACGCGATGCACCTCTGCGACGCACTGATAAGGATCGACGACGTGTTCGAGGACGGCTTGAATGACAACTCCATCGAAAGAATTGTCTGCAAAAGGTAGGCTGTGAGCGTCGCAGATAATTGAGACATCCGCGCCAAAAGCAACATCTGTTTCTACAAGTTCTAAGTCAGGAGCAGAATACAGGGGTTCCATTCCTTGACCTCTGATGCTACTACCAACAACTAAAACTTTTGGACGGGAATGGCGTTGCTGAAGTAGGGCAACAAATTTTTGATAGTTTTGCTTGCCTTTAAGATTTAAATGAATGCTGGGAATTAAATTAATGAGTTGTCTTTCCCATAAAGGTTTTGGTTTGAGAGTTGAATTGTCTATATCGAGATAATCGTCGATCGCAAACACGCTTGCCTCATCGTCAATCAATATGGGGATGCCATTCACGATCGGAAAACAAGCCTGACATAGAGTGTTCGTACATTTGAGCTGAGACTCGTCCAATTCTAATTGAGCGGAACAAACTGGACAACACAACAATTGTTGTGTTTCCTCAGATAGACGCAGGGACGAAGGAGTACTGTCAGCAGTTGATAAGGAAATGGGAGATTGTGTTTTCACGGATTCATTTGGAATGAGGATTAATTTTTCACTTCGATAGCAGTCTC
This window of the Chroococcidiopsis thermalis PCC 7203 genome carries:
- a CDS encoding methyltransferase domain-containing protein, which translates into the protein MKTQSPISLSTADSTPSSLRLSEETQQLLCCPVCSAQLELDESQLKCTNTLCQACFPIVNGIPILIDDEASVFAIDDYLDIDNSTLKPKPLWERQLINLIPSIHLNLKGKQNYQKFVALLQQRHSRPKVLVVGSSIRGQGMEPLYSAPDLELVETDVAFGADVSIICDAHSLPFADNSFDGVVIQAVLEHVVDPYQCVAEVHRVLKPEGVVYSETPFMQQVHLGRYDFTRFTHLGHQRLFRNFAEIASGPVCGTGMALAWSYQYFLLSFVKSSAARAVVKIIARLTSFWLKYFDYLLIDRAGTYDAASGFYFLGTKSDRTVSDRELLAQYKGAQASSF
- a CDS encoding oligosaccharide flippase family protein; this encodes MHTNQSLKTLKNKVLQGGIYLTIRQLAASALSLVSVLVIARVLGPENYGVVVSAAFILYFTFWTAKCGLDVYSIRQPTLPKDAAEQILAFYNTAGIGLCVLLWFATPLVGAWTGQSVLVEVLRWLVPVIWLEMVASASIAMMERELRFPQVGLVETLAQVSNYAVSVPLVLLNWGYWGPIAGFVVQFTLLAVMASVCYPIAWRWRWQPQFISSALRSGLAYSGSNLIWNFKTLTVPLVVSRLGGLEAAGIVGIAIRLSDQLGMLRIVIARLSISTLAKLLGDTDALRRAISRGIIYQGLLVGPVFALFSCCANWIVPLMFGKSWLPSTQVFTFVALATLLYTVFNMHISALYAAGHNRDVARFNAIYISLFWLAAWLLLPVLGAWGYGVAELFALPSFLALHFSITRLCGAPDYGDAICLIIATAIPLLAGPWLPFYISLSLLVASYSILFLARPTLRSIPLELYAAWKTPKPAK
- a CDS encoding glycosyltransferase family 2 protein codes for the protein MPKVSVIIPAYNSITYLPATLDSVLEQTFTDFEVLIIDDGSSDNTSAWGSQIQDRRVQFMTQANQGTCAARNTGIALAQGEYIAFLDADDLWHPTKLAKQVRYLDEHPEVGLVYTWTALIDPEGRPTGRIFASRDRGDVWQQLVQRNITESGSSFMMRRCCFETVGVFDTTLSHVGDWDMCLRIAARYNFGAIEEPLVYYRQYSNSMSKNWQRVEKCFYTVLDKAFQSKLPELQDLKDRCYGLVNLTLAWKCLQTQTKDYKQAIQFRTTAIAYSPQLRYSKEYVRLSVAIAIVRWCGADGYNRLLAIFHALRRRISNLRNRLSLPLSTG